A single Osmerus mordax isolate fOsmMor3 chromosome 7, fOsmMor3.pri, whole genome shotgun sequence DNA region contains:
- the tmem81 gene encoding transmembrane protein 81 yields MVFLLHSLLSAGDLEQMNAVPAEVIVHSTACSATCGLGVRQQELCPMREGQVEKGGCRMRWVRCLDTWQCGLQTITGPEGGRLELDCLGEVMEAMGRYSFRVSWRYARGIITSDDSLFVLYDSPQLDRVVLGLLQEDNAGTYRCEVQDSTFHLVKRVYKGVRVVPPQVLSLDYDSALVRWDKVDLSHSPNLTVVTGSPYTGRVVRNIVLTSLALSAALAGLILLGLSVLIQRRRWWKSCMRALPSALHHPDNAKA; encoded by the exons ATGGTGTTTCTCCTGCACT cactGCTGTCGGCAGGTGACCTGGAGCAGATGAACGCTGTGCCAGCCGAGGTCATAGTACACAGCACTGCCTGCAGCGCCACCTGTGGCTTAGGGGTGCGTCAACAGGAGCTGTGCCCAATGCGGGAGGGTCAGGTTGAGAAGGGAGGGTGCCGGATGAGGTGGGTGCGATGTCTGGATACATGGCAGTGCGGGCTGCAGACAATCACAGGGCCTGAGGGTGGCCGCCTGGAGCTGGACTGTCTGGGAGAAGTGATGGAGGCCATGGGGAGGTACTCCTTCAG GGTGTCCTGGCGTTACGCCAGAGGAATCATCACCTCAGACGACTCTCTCTTTGTGCTGTACGACTCTCCCCAGCTGGACCGGGTGGTTCTGGGTTTGCTCCAGGAGGACAATGCTGGTACATATCGTTGTGAAGTCCAGGACTCCACCTTCCATCTGGTCAAGAGGGTCTACAAAGGGGTCCGGGTTGTGCCTCCCCAGGTGCTGAGTCTGGACTATGATAGTGCTTTGGTCAGGTGGGACAAAGTCGACCTGAGTCACTCGCCCAACCTTACGGTGGTGACTGGGTCTCCGTACACAGGAAGGGTGGTCCGGAATATCGTGCTGACCAGCTTAGCGCTGTCAGCTGCCCTGGCTGGACTCATCCTGCTGGGTTTGAGCGTACTTatccagaggaggagatggtggaaaAGCTGTATGAGAG CGCTCCCCAGTGCCCTCCACCACCCAGACAACGCTAAGGCATAA
- the LOC136945863 gene encoding ras-related protein Rab-7L1-like, with protein MHCQEHTHKVLIVGDKNVGKSSYVKRYVNGNFNYKQPYKMTVGVDFAVKVLQWSDTETVRLHLWDIAGQESFISMTRVYYKGASGCVVMFDMTEPSSFLHARQWKQDVDTKAMLPNGDPIPCILLANKCDLGMGCVSSEKIKEFSEANGFIGWMETSVKDNRNIQEPLRFLVENMLRSGNAVNPHPPQKVVNLQQDSAPARDTGCC; from the exons ATGCATTGTCAAGAGCACACGCATAAAGTACTCATAGTAGGTGACAAGAATGTTGGTAAATCGTCATATGTCAAACGTTACGTGAATGGCAATTTCAACTATAAACAGCCATACAAAATGACAGTCGGAG TTGATTTTGCAGTAAAGGTTCTTCAGTGGTCTGACACGGAAACAGTCCGACTGCATTTGTGGGACATTGCAG GCCAGGAGAGTTTCATCTCCATGACCAGGGTGTACTACAAAGGAGCCTCGGGGTGTGTGGTGATGTTTGACATGACTGAACCTTCCAGCTTCCTCCACGCCCGGCAGTGGAAACAGGACGTTGACACTAAGGCAATGTTGCCCAATGGAGACCCCATTCCTTGCATATTGCTGGCCAACAAG TGTGACCTGGGCATGGGATGCGTGTCATCTGAGAAAATAAAGGAGTTCAGTGAGGCCAACGGCTTCATTGGCTGGATGGAGACGTCTGTCAAGGACAACAGGAACATCCAAGAGCCCCTCAG GTTTCTTGTGGAGAATATGTTGAGGTCTGGGAATGCAGTGAATCCTCATCCTCCACAAAAGGTGGTCAACCTTCAACAGGATTCTGCCCCAGCCAGGGACACAGGATGCTGCTGA